GATATGTATATATCCGTCATCTTACCATCGCATCCGTCATCTTGGCAACCCGCGCCATCTCTTTGACATCGTGCATTCTCACGATATCAGCACCTTTAGATATGCCTATCGCTACTGTCGCAGCAGTGCCCTCAACTCTCTCATTGACATCAAGGTTCAAAACATGGCCTATCATAGACTTTCTGGATGTCCCTAGCAATATTGGAAATCCTAAAACCTTTAGTTCGTCAAGCCTTTTCATCAATGTCAAATTGTGCTCTAAAGTTTTTCCAAAACCTATACCTGGATCAATCATTATATTTTCCTCTTTTATACCTGCTTTCAACGCTATATCAATGCTTTTTTCTAAAAAGCTTATGACATCTTTCAAAACATCGTCGTATTCTGCAACATCTTTATTGTGCATGATTACAATACCTGCGCCATAATCAGCCACAACTTTCGCCATATCGGGATCTCTTTGCAAGCCCCAAATGTCATTTATAATGTGCGCTCCATTTTTAAGCGATTCTTCTGCTACTTTAGATTTCATCGTATCAACTGAAACTATAGTATTTACTTCTTGCAATTTCTTTACAATGTCGTTTATACGTCTAAGTTCTTCTTCAGCTGTCACAGGTTTATAGCCGGGCCTTGATGATTCACCACCAACATCTATGATGTCAGCTCCATCTTCAATCATCTTTAAGGCTCTTTCCATGCCTTTCTCTAGCGTATTGTACTTCCCACCATCTGAGAAGGAATCAGGTGTCATGTTTAATATTCCCATTATATAAGTCCTCTTGCCTATTTCAATTTCCTTATCTCTCACCTTTAACAAGCCAGTCATTTATACCATCCTTTCATTCTTATCCCATTCACTTGCCATTTATTAGAAGCATAACTTCTTCTCTTGACCTTTGGTCTGTTTTAAATAAGCCTCGTAAAGCAGATGTAACTGTCTTTGCACCAGGTTTTTTGATACCCCGCATTGTCATGCAAAGGTGCTCTGCTTCAACGACTACAGCAACACCTAAAGGATTTGCAGCTTTTACAATCGTATCAGCAATCTCGCTGGTAAGCCTCTCTTGTAGCTGCGGCTTCTTTGCTAAAATGTCAACTATTCTAGCAAGTTTAGAAAGCCCCAGTATCGTCCCTTTCCTTGGAAGGTACGCTACATGTGCCACACCCATAAATGGCAGTAAATGATGTTCGCACATAGAATACATAGGTATATCTTTCACTATGACTATCTCTTGATGCTCATCTTCTTTAAAGGTCTTTATCACATCCATCACATCTGTATGAAGTCCTGAAAAAATCTCTTCGTACATTCTTGCAACTCTATCAGGTGTCTCTATAAGTCCTTCCCTTTTTGGGTCTTCTCCTATAGCCTCAAGTATATCAAATACAGCCTTTTTTATTTTTTCTTTATCAATCATCGCCATGCTCCTCAAATAGAACTTGTTTTTATACAAATATATCATTTTTTAGATTTGTATACAAGTATTAGTGTTATAAAACTGCTTTCTAAATCATACGAATATTTGTTTGTAAATTAATTTAAAAATAAAAACGGCTCCTGAGAACCGTTTTATGCGTTTGCATTTACAATAATTTATTCATCTTCGTTTTTTAATTCATCCTGTTCCGTCTTTGGCTTCATGGTAGGAAATAGTATGACATCCCTTATAGAATATGCATCAGTCATAAACATAATAAGCCTATCAATACCAATGCCTAATCCACCGGTCGGAGGCATACCAACTTCCAATGCATTTATGAAATCCTCATCCATCATGTGGGCTTCATCATTCCCCGCTTCCCTCTGCTTAAGCTGCTCTATAAACCTCTCCTTTTGGTCAATTGGGTCGTTTAATTCTGAAAATGCGTTTGCAACTTCTCTACCGTATATAAAAGCTTCAAACCTTGATGTAAGAGCAGGATTGTCGTGTTTTCTCTTAGCCAATGGAGATATTTCAACAGGGTAATCTATTATGAATGTAGGCTGAATGAGATGGCTTTCGCAAAGCTCATCAAAGACTAGAGCTATTATATCTCCCTTTTTCATCCCTTCATTGACTTCCAGATGATGTCTTTTGGCAATTTCTATGGCCTCTTCATCTGTCGATACTTTGTCAAAATCGATATCCAGAAATTCTTTTATGGCATCAACCATAGTAAGCCTTCTCCATGGCGGCGTCAGATCTATCTCAGTCCCTTGGTATATTATCTTTTTACTGCCATTCACCTTTTCTGCAACGTAAGCAAATAGATTCTCGGTTATATCCATCATACCATGATAATCGGTATATGCTTCGTACAATTCCAAAAGGGTAAATTCTGGATTATGCCTTATATCCATTCCTTCATTCCTAAATACTCTACCCATCTCGTACACTTTTTCCAGTCCGCCAACGATAAGCCTCTTTAAATGAAGTTCAAGAGCTATCCTCAAGTACATGTCTATATCAAGAGCATTGTGATGTGTAATAAAAGGTCTAGCTGCTGCACCGCCTGCTATGGTATGAAGTATTGGTGTTTCTACTTCTATAAATCCTCTATTGTCTAAAAATTCTCTAATAGCTTTTATAATTGCAGTCCTCTTAATAAAGGTTTCCTTTACGCTTGGATTTATTATAAGGTCCACATACCTTTGCCTGTACCTTAAATCAGGATCTTTAAGCCCATGCCACTTATCAGGAAGCACCTGCAATGACTTTGAAAGAAGCTTAAAATCCTGCACCCTTATAGTCACTTCGCCAGTCTTCGACTTAAATACTTCACCTGTTACACCGATGATATCTCCAATGTCAAGTATTTTAAATATTTCATAATTCTTTTCGCCTAATACATCCATCTTAAAGTAAAGCTGTATTCTTCCGTCTCTGTCTTGTATATCAGCAAATGATGCCTTTCCATGGCCTCTCTTTGACATTATACGCCCTGCGATAGTAACTGTCTTGCCTTCAAAACTATCATAGTCATTCTTTATTTCTGATGTCATGTTAGTTCTATCAAATTTGTCAATGCCATAAGGCTCTATCCCTAAGCTCCTAAGCTCGTCCAACTTATTTCTTCTTATCTTAAGAAGTTCATTGAGATTTTCACCGTTATTTACATCATTCGTATTCGCCATAATACTCCTCCAATTTTATTTGTGTATTTCTAGCACTTTGAGTTTTATTATACCTGCCGGCACTTCTACACTGACTGTATCTCCCACTTTTTTACCTAAAAGTGCCTTACCTATAGGTGATTCATCAGATATCTTGTTGTTCATAGGATCTGCTTCAGTAGAACCTACTATTGTATATTCTGTTTCTTCTTTAAAATCCTCATCATAAACTTTTACAGTGCAGCCTACGCTTACTTTGTCGATAGCGATATCCTCTTCATCGATGACTTGAGCATTTCTAAGCATGGCCTCTATTGTAGCTATTCTTCCTTCAATAAATGCTTGCTCATTTTTTGCTTCATCGTACTCAGAATTTTCACTTAGATCTCCAAATGCACGGGCTTGCTTTATTTTTTCTGCAACTTCAGGTCTTTTTACGGACTTCAGATAGTCTAACTCCTCTTCTAATTTTTTTAAACCATCATAAGTTAAAATCACTTGCTTACCCATATTGCCAATCTCCTTTATAACAATTTTGTATTTTATTCTATGTTTAAGCCGTATCATTTATGATAATATTAATACACAAGCACTGCTTTATGCAGTGCTTGTGTCTATATTTTCATGTGGAATATTATAAAACAGTTTACAAATAAAGTCAAGTACTATACAGTGCTAAATCTATTTCCTTTTAATCGCCTTGCAGCATTCTTTCTGACATTTTCTATAGTTTCCTCTGATACAGCTCTTTCAAAGCTTCTAAATCCTCCCAATTTAAAACCATGCTTTTTAGCCAATTTTGAAATTGTATCTACCTGTTCAACAGTCAAGTCTCTCCCTAATGAATAGTTTTCTATTCTACCTTCCATTGCAAGTATCATAGTCTCTGCCATACAGGCATAGCTAGTCTTTGGCGGAAATCCAAAATTGAAGTGGAAGTCCACATCTCCAGGTACCTCTACAACACCACCTTCAATAACTAAGACGTCATCTCTTGCATCAGCAACTTCTTTTGATACATCTCTAGGCCTTGCCACATCACAGACGACAGCACCAGGCTTTAAGTATTCAGGTCTTATGACGGTATCAACAGCACTTGTAACTGTCACAACTATGTCTGCTGTCTTTAATGCGTCTTTAACGTCAGATGTGACTCTTGCAGCCATACCTGTCTTTTCTAAAAGATATTTGCTGAAATCCTCCAACTTTTGCTTATTTCTCGCCACCAACGTCATGTACTTGGCTTCTCTGGAAAGTATCTCAGCACATACTTTCCCTATAGAACCTGTAGCACCTATGACCACGACCTCTGAATCCCTTATATCCTTTCCCATAAGTTCAGCAGCTTTTTTTGTGCCTTCTATTGCTGTAGCAATTGTGTAGCTGTTGCCTGTCGTTACAGCAATATTAAGGTTTTTTGCGACTGTAATTCCCGCATCACCAACAACAGACGTCAAAGCACCTAACCCTACAATTTCAGCTCCTAAATTTTCTGCTATCTTACCTGCTTTTATAATTTTTTTCATGACGTAGTCTTCAGGAAGGCTCATCATTTGATTAGAAATAAGCGGTACTGCCACAAAATAACCTTCTGTCTCAGCGTACTTGCTTTTTACACCTGTTATCTCTGATACTTTAAGAGGCGGCAGCATTTTTGTAAATCCCTCTACAAACTTTCTAGGCAATTTGTTCATAATTTTAAATTTTCTGCTGACATCTTCATATTCAATTGGATGTATTATAAAAGCGAACTTGTGCACGTTAATCATCCTTTCAACAAAATATTTACTTTTCCACGGAGGCTTTTTCACCGTTTAAATATTCTACTCTTGGCTCAAAGCCAATCCTATCAAGAAGCATGTTGTAATCCTCTGGTTTCATTTCAGACGGGCTTTTACCAGATAGGGATACAAGTACAGCCTCCATTACATTTGTGCCAAAGGACCTTCCATTGAGATTTGGTGTAGTTGTAATAAGAAGTTTAACACCTCTATCTTTAAGCATCTTTACATCATCTTTTGTTACCGTATTTGTTACTATTATTTTATCTTTTAAATCCTCAGGCATGTACTTTTTAACAAATAAATAGTCGCCAGCTATTATGTCAGCTCCTTTATAGAATTTTTCATATTTTCTGCTGTCTATCGAGAGTTGCTTATCGCCAGTTGGATACAACATCTCAAACGGCATTTTGACTATTATAGGGGCTATAATCGCTGCTAAACCGTAAAGAAGTTTTAGAGAATGAAGCGGGATTGACAAACCTAAAGCAAATATAATATCTCCAAGAGTCAAGTCAGCACCGTATTCATGAAATGTCTGTGTCATGCCAAACCTATCCATAGCACTTACTATGAGGACTTTTTTACCTCTTATGTCAACAATGTTTTTGTCATGTATGTATTTTATTACCCTCCTCTCAAGTGTATTCTTAAGGCCAGAGCCGTCTACAATAGGTGATTTTTTAGCAGCATTTTTAAGCGGAACTGCATCTTTTATGACATATCTTCTCTCACCAGCATATAGATAAAGGTCTATTCCACCCATGCCGAATGCATCAACTTTTCCATCCAGTTCTTTTATAAGCTCTATTGCTTTCTTCATATCCCCGTCTGTACCGATTCTTTCGATTATAAATTTTTCTCCCAATATCTCGGTCTCAACTTTATTATTTCTAGTAGAAGAACCTATACTTACACTGACTACTCTTTTCACTGAATCATCTCCTTAAGGTATTTAAAATGTCTGAAATCAGCTCTGGCTTTACGTAGACATCCTCTGTAAGAGGTGAATGCCCAATGTTGACGCATATCACTTCTTTGTCAAATATGGCTTCCATCAAATTTGTCCTTTTATCAGAGCCGAGGAATATTATCGTATCATAAGACTGTACCTTTGCGATTACATCCATAACCATGTTAAATAGTTCTGCACCTGTCATCTTATCTGCAATTCCAAGACGCTCTTTTTCAGATAAAAGCAAAATAAAGTCGATCCCGTAGTCTTTTAACAGTTTTTCAATTTCATTCTTATTTTTAATTGGAAATCCTATTACTGCAATGTTACCGCCTTTTCTCACCTCACCTATATATTCAAGCCGTGATATAAAACTCCTGTCTACTTTGAATTTTGATGCTGTCTCCTGCTGCGAAAAGCCATTTACTCTCATTTCAATCATTTTATCTATTGTATTGTGCAACTTTTTAGTGTTTATAATCTTCTCGCCGATCTTTACAAAATCCATATTAACCATCCTTTATGTGCACAATTTGTGCTCATACTAATTATAATTCTACTACTTACTGGCATATATTTCAAGATGATTTTAAGATAAATGAAGAAAAGTCTTCATTTACCCCATATTTTTTCTATTGGCTTTATAAGCATTTCAATTATCTTATTCGTTGCAGTGATTTTTACATCAAAAGCTACAAGCAAATTAAGTGTGTATCCGATTGCAACAAGTATAAAAAATACTACAACTTCTTTTATTTTTTTCTTCTTTATAAGCCCAGGTACTTCAATGAATATTATTATTAAAAATATAATCGTAACTCCTAATGCATTTAACATAATTAACCCTCTCATTACCTCGGTTGAATAGGCTTTGATGTAAGTCCTGACCTCTTTAGGGAAGCTTTTACGCTTACATTAATTTTTACATTTGGATAAATTTCATTCCATCTATCCTTTATCTTCTCCCACACTTTAGGATATTTTTCTTGAAGTTTCTGTCCAAATCCTATGGAGTCAACTTTATACTTCTTTTGTATTGCATTTAGTGCATCTTCAATTTCGCTTTTGACTTTCTGCTCCTGTAGGTCTTCAAGGCTTTTTATCATCTTAAGCTCTGTAAGATTGTACATAGCATCTTGCTCAGTCATATTTGATTCAAAATTGATTTTTACATCGAAAGAAACATCATCACCGTTAACTTTCGGTATAATGCTGGACTTTGCTTTTATGACTGTAAATGTAATATGTGTTTTATCACCTTTAGGTCCTTTATCGATGACAAGTGATGTATTCTTAATGAAGTTATCCATCCACATTATTCCTTTCGTCTGCTCTTCTGATAAAAATCCAATCATCTTGTCGTTTTTAAATGCAGCAGCACCTACAAACCTTGCATGCTGTGGTTTACCATCCTTTTTTACAATTTCCAGCCTTCCAACTATAGGCTGCACTTCCTCTGTCTCAAGTGTCTCAACAAAATGGTTTACGTCACAGACATAACCTGACGATGTATTTCTCTGATTTTGAATCATACCTAAAATTTCCTTATATGGGTACTTCTCAACGTTTTTTGACAACTTCATAAGGTCATCAAGTGTACCACCTGTAACAACCACCAAATACGATGTCCTCCTAAACTCAGGATTCCTCGTGATGAAATCCAGCATACTGTATATGCCAGATCTTGCAAGGTTTTCCCCTATAAAAATTATTTCATTGTGCTGAAGAAAAAGCGTCCTTGAAAGCTCTGTATTAAAATTTGCAAACGCTTTTGCAAAATCAACTCCTCTAGAGCTATATACTTCATATGGTTTTCCTGCTGCAGCACCTCCTCCACCGCCTCCTGAACTTGTTGCTAAATTGGCTGGCTTCAAAACTTGGACAGTAATGTTGCACATTTTATCTTTATCTATATCCATGCCTATACCCTGTACAAATGAAAGCTCGTTTATCTCTCTCTTATCCCAACATCCTGTAAGAAGCAGCGACAATATTATTAACAATGACAAAACTTTTTTCATAAAAAATGCCTCCCCAAAAATTTGAGGTTAGTGATTAACTTCTTGAATAATTTTGCCTCTTGACATTTTTGCCTGCTACTTTATGAGGTCTAAATATCTTTGCCCACCATGGTATCCTTATAAATACATCATTAAGTTCTCTTGTATTGCTAGGTGCAAACGGTGAAAGATAAGGCACACCAAAGGATTCCAATGATGCTAAATGTGCCAATATCATCATAAGTGCCATAATAATGCCAAAAAAGCCAAGTGTACCTCCCACAATCAGCATGGCAAATCTCAAAAGTCTAAAAGTTATTGCTATATTAAATGCAGGTATTGAAAATGATGCTATACCTGTCAGTGCCACAACGATTACCGTTGCAGCTGATACTAATCCTGCCTGAACTGCCGCTTGACCAATGACAAGAGCTCCTACTATACTTACAGCTTGACCTACCTGCATCGGAAGCCTTATTCCTGCTTCTCTCAATATTTCAAAGAAAAACTCCATTAGGAAAGCCTCCATAAGGGTCGTAAACGGTACTCCTTCCCTTTGTGCAGCAATAGAAATCGCAAGAGGAGACGGTATCATCTCTTGATGGTACGTCACAGCGGCTACGTAAATCGATGGCAGAGTAAGAGACATAAGCATCGCTGCAAGTCTGAGAATCCTGAACAGCGTCGATATATAATACCTCTCGTAGTAGTCCTCTGCTGACTGAAAAAATTGAACGAAAATTGTTGGAACTACAAGGACCTCAGGAGAACCATCTGATATGATAGCTACTCTACCCTCCAGCAATTCCGCTGCAATTTTATCAGGCCGCTCTGAATGCTCTATCTGAGGAAATGGTGAAAACGGATTGTCCTCTATCATCTCTTCTAGATATCCGCTGTCAATAATTCCATCAATATCTATTTTGTTAAGTCTCTTTTTCACCTCTTCTACAACTTCGTCTTTTGCCACATCTTTAATGTATGCTATTGCAACGTCTGTCTTTGTATACTTCCCAATTTTTAAACTTTCTATTACGAAATTCGGATTTTTTATCCTTCTTCTAAGCATTGAAGTATTAACTCTAAGTGTCTCTACAAACGCCTCTTTGGGCCCTCTTACAACAGCCTCTGTCGTTGATTCAGCAATACTCCTTTGTTCCCATCCTTTAGTGCTTATTACGATAGATTTATCGACACCATCAACAAAAACAGGCGTATCGCCGTCTAAAATCCTTTCTACGACATTCCCAAACTTCTCCTCTTCTTTTATGTCTGCTGTAGTTATGAAGTAATTTAAAAGGGACTCGTAGACGCTTTTTTTGCTTAAATAATTACCGTCTAATTTTCTGCTTTCCAGTGTGATAGGCTCCATTATATTGTTGTTTATAAGTGCCTTATCCACAAGCCCGTCGACACACACCAAAAAGCCTTTTACCTTTTTTTCTCCTATCCTGAATTCCCTGAAAATCACATCGCCACTTTGCTTTAATAGCGTCTTTAATACTTCTAAATTTTTGTCTATATCATCGTATAAATTCATGTCTTTATAATTTTCTATTAAAAAAGTTCTATCCATAAAACCATCTCCAAATTTATTATTCCAAAAACTTATGTGGAATATAATAAATGATTAAAACAAATAATATTTTATATAAAGTTATAAAGGAGTAGAATATGTTCAGAAATTTATTGAGTTTTGAAGCAACAACAGAAAAAAAAATCTCCCCTAAGCAATTCATATACTTGATAGTATCAGTCGTATTGTCTACAGCCACAATATTCTTGCCGTCTATTGTTGCATCAAAAGCTGAACAAGATTCATGGATATCGGTAATATTAGCCGCAGGATTCAGCATGCCTGTATTCTGCCTTTACTATGGCATATCCAATATGTTTAAATACAAAACTGTATTCTCTTTTTTGGAAGACATATTCGGTAAAATTCTGGGGAAAATAATCGCATTTTTCTATCTTCTATTTTTTATTCATTTAACCGCAATAGTAATTAGGGAACTTTATGAAATCATGCGAAGCGCATTTATGCCTAAAACACCGCCTATAGTATTTTCATTCGTATTGATGATTGTCGCTTCATACGCCATTACAAAGGGGTTTATTGCAATTGCCAGAATGAATGAAGTTGTATTTCCTTTGGGCATGGGGCTTTTAGGATTTGTCATTTTTTTCTCAATGCCATATATAAAAATGGAGAACTTCCTTCCTGTATTGGCAAATGGGTTTTTGCCTCCCATAAAGGGATCTTTTCCATTAACTTCATGGATGCTGGAAAGTGTAATAATATTAGCTATATTCCCACACATCTCTGATAGCAAAAAAGTCTTAAAGAGCGGCATTATCTCCCTGATTTTTATTTCTTTCGCGCTTTTACTTGGTGTACTGGCCATAGGCATTTTTGGCTCTAAGACTACTGCCGATTTTAAATTTACTGCACTGGAAATGACTCGTACTATAAGACTTAGCAGTTACTTTGCTAGACTTGATTCAATGATAATGGCTGTATGGATAGAAGGAATATTTATGAAAATAACAATATTTTTGTATATAATTGTAAAAGGATTTTCTGATATATTTAATTTCGATGATTATAGATTTGATGTGCTTCCAATTGCATCAATAATGGTTCCTATGTCTATATTTATATCTACAAATATAGATGAATTATACAATTTCTTAAAAGATAAATTCTTTTACGAGACGGTGATTTTCGAGGTCATTTTGCCTTTATTTATATTTCTTGTTGCAAAAATAAGAAAGCTGGACAAAAAAACAAATGTCCAGCAAAAAAAGTAATCACACTTTTTCTATGTTTCGCTCGTATATTATTCTCAGTCCTTCCAAAGTCAGCATATCATTTATAGTATCTATAACTTTTGATTCTTGTGCAATTAGTTTTGCAAGACCACCTGTTGCGACGACATAGGCGTTCTCAGCAAATTCCTTTTTCATCTTGTTTGCTATATAATCAACCATGCCAGCATGGCCGTAAATTAAGCCTGACTGCATACTTTCAACAGTATTTTTACATATGACTTTTTTAGGTTTTATAAGCTCTATCTTAGGAAGTTTCGCTGTTCTTTGAAACAGTGCATCTGCCGATATGATTAATCCTGGTGCAATGGCCCCACCTAAATACTCACAGTTCTTTGATACAGCACAAAATGTTGTCGCTGTGCCAAAGTCAATAATTATGACAGGGCCACCATACAATTCATACGCTGCAACAGCATTTACAATCCTATCTGCACCAACTTCTTTTGGATTATCGTATTTTATGTTTATTCCTGTCTTTATGCCGGGACCTACTATTATAGGATATACATTGAAATATTTTATAGTCATTGCTTCAAGTGTGTGCATTATAGGAGGCACCACAGATGATATTATAGCTGCATTTATATCGCTTAAATGCATATTTCTGTACTCGATAAGCTGTTTTATCAATATTCCATATTCATCTGACGTCTTTGTCTTGTCTGTGGCGATTCTAAATGAATATAAAAGCTTCTTTCCGTCGTACACACCCAATACAATGTTCGTATTTCCTACATCAAAGACAAGCAGCATTCAAATACATTCCTTTCATTTTATTGTTAAAGCAGGCAATACGCCTGCTTTTTTACTTGATATATTTTTTTACAGATTTAACTATGACCGTAGTCAAAATCACTGCTATAATGACTTCAAATATCGTATTTTTAAGTACAATCAACAATGCAGCTTGTATAGTTAAGTATTTCTTAATGACAGCTAACCCCAATACACCAACTGTATTTGTAAGAGTACCTGCAATAGCTGCAATGCCTGCGCTTTTTGAAATTTTATAAACGTAATATGCCACAATGCCTATTAAAAGTCTTGGCAATATAGCGATTATTGGGTCAGCAAAGAGTGGAGTATTTTGCCTTATAAAGCTTGATATACCAAAAATAAGTCATATAAAAGTCCCCACGTAAGGCCCTTCCAATATAGAACCTATTATCGTAGGTATATGCATTGTAGTGGCATTGGCTATCCCTAAAGGTATATATCCCAGCGGCGTTGTAGCCATTACTATAGATATAGCCGATAGCATGCCAGCAACAGTAATCTGCCTTACAGTTAATTTTGATGTCACATCTTCCACCTCCAATCCAGTTCCATTCAGGAT
The nucleotide sequence above comes from Thermoanaerobacterium sp. CMT5567-10. Encoded proteins:
- the lysS gene encoding lysine--tRNA ligase, translating into MANTNDVNNGENLNELLKIRRNKLDELRSLGIEPYGIDKFDRTNMTSEIKNDYDSFEGKTVTIAGRIMSKRGHGKASFADIQDRDGRIQLYFKMDVLGEKNYEIFKILDIGDIIGVTGEVFKSKTGEVTIRVQDFKLLSKSLQVLPDKWHGLKDPDLRYRQRYVDLIINPSVKETFIKRTAIIKAIREFLDNRGFIEVETPILHTIAGGAAARPFITHHNALDIDMYLRIALELHLKRLIVGGLEKVYEMGRVFRNEGMDIRHNPEFTLLELYEAYTDYHGMMDITENLFAYVAEKVNGSKKIIYQGTEIDLTPPWRRLTMVDAIKEFLDIDFDKVSTDEEAIEIAKRHHLEVNEGMKKGDIIALVFDELCESHLIQPTFIIDYPVEISPLAKRKHDNPALTSRFEAFIYGREVANAFSELNDPIDQKERFIEQLKQREAGNDEAHMMDEDFINALEVGMPPTGGLGIGIDRLIMFMTDAYSIRDVILFPTMKPKTEQDELKNEDE
- the folE gene encoding GTP cyclohydrolase I FolE, with protein sequence MIDKEKIKKAVFDILEAIGEDPKREGLIETPDRVARMYEEIFSGLHTDVMDVIKTFKEDEHQEIVIVKDIPMYSMCEHHLLPFMGVAHVAYLPRKGTILGLSKLARIVDILAKKPQLQERLTSEIADTIVKAANPLGVAVVVEAEHLCMTMRGIKKPGAKTVTSALRGLFKTDQRSREEVMLLINGK
- a CDS encoding transcriptional regulator — encoded protein: MDFVKIGEKIINTKKLHNTIDKMIEMRVNGFSQQETASKFKVDRSFISRLEYIGEVRKGGNIAVIGFPIKNKNEIEKLLKDYGIDFILLLSEKERLGIADKMTGAELFNMVMDVIAKVQSYDTIIFLGSDKRTNLMEAIFDKEVICVNIGHSPLTEDVYVKPELISDILNTLRR
- a CDS encoding endospore germination permease, with translation MFRNLLSFEATTEKKISPKQFIYLIVSVVLSTATIFLPSIVASKAEQDSWISVILAAGFSMPVFCLYYGISNMFKYKTVFSFLEDIFGKILGKIIAFFYLLFFIHLTAIVIRELYEIMRSAFMPKTPPIVFSFVLMIVASYAITKGFIAIARMNEVVFPLGMGLLGFVIFFSMPYIKMENFLPVLANGFLPPIKGSFPLTSWMLESVIILAIFPHISDSKKVLKSGIISLIFISFALLLGVLAIGIFGSKTTADFKFTALEMTRTIRLSSYFARLDSMIMAVWIEGIFMKITIFLYIIVKGFSDIFNFDDYRFDVLPIASIMVPMSIFISTNIDELYNFLKDKFFYETVIFEVILPLFIFLVAKIRKLDKKTNVQQKK
- a CDS encoding quinate 5-dehydrogenase, translated to MKRVVSVSIGSSTRNNKVETEILGEKFIIERIGTDGDMKKAIELIKELDGKVDAFGMGGIDLYLYAGERRYVIKDAVPLKNAAKKSPIVDGSGLKNTLERRVIKYIHDKNIVDIRGKKVLIVSAMDRFGMTQTFHEYGADLTLGDIIFALGLSIPLHSLKLLYGLAAIIAPIIVKMPFEMLYPTGDKQLSIDSRKYEKFYKGADIIAGDYLFVKKYMPEDLKDKIIVTNTVTKDDVKMLKDRGVKLLITTTPNLNGRSFGTNVMEAVLVSLSGKSPSEMKPEDYNMLLDRIGFEPRVEYLNGEKASVEK
- the folP gene encoding dihydropteroate synthase; its protein translation is MTGLLKVRDKEIEIGKRTYIMGILNMTPDSFSDGGKYNTLEKGMERALKMIEDGADIIDVGGESSRPGYKPVTAEEELRRINDIVKKLQEVNTIVSVDTMKSKVAEESLKNGAHIINDIWGLQRDPDMAKVVADYGAGIVIMHNKDVAEYDDVLKDVISFLEKSIDIALKAGIKEENIMIDPGIGFGKTLEHNLTLMKRLDELKVLGFPILLGTSRKSMIGHVLNLDVNERVEGTAATVAIGISKGADIVRMHDVKEMARVAKMTDAMVR
- the greA gene encoding transcription elongation factor GreA; the protein is MGKQVILTYDGLKKLEEELDYLKSVKRPEVAEKIKQARAFGDLSENSEYDEAKNEQAFIEGRIATIEAMLRNAQVIDEEDIAIDKVSVGCTVKVYDEDFKEETEYTIVGSTEADPMNNKISDESPIGKALLGKKVGDTVSVEVPAGIIKLKVLEIHK
- a CDS encoding spore germination protein, whose product is MDRTFLIENYKDMNLYDDIDKNLEVLKTLLKQSGDVIFREFRIGEKKVKGFLVCVDGLVDKALINNNIMEPITLESRKLDGNYLSKKSVYESLLNYFITTADIKEEEKFGNVVERILDGDTPVFVDGVDKSIVISTKGWEQRSIAESTTEAVVRGPKEAFVETLRVNTSMLRRRIKNPNFVIESLKIGKYTKTDVAIAYIKDVAKDEVVEEVKKRLNKIDIDGIIDSGYLEEMIEDNPFSPFPQIEHSERPDKIAAELLEGRVAIISDGSPEVLVVPTIFVQFFQSAEDYYERYYISTLFRILRLAAMLMSLTLPSIYVAAVTYHQEMIPSPLAISIAAQREGVPFTTLMEAFLMEFFFEILREAGIRLPMQVGQAVSIVGALVIGQAAVQAGLVSAATVIVVALTGIASFSIPAFNIAITFRLLRFAMLIVGGTLGFFGIIMALMMILAHLASLESFGVPYLSPFAPSNTRELNDVFIRIPWWAKIFRPHKVAGKNVKRQNYSRS
- a CDS encoding Ger(x)C family spore germination protein, producing MKKVLSLLIILSLLLTGCWDKREINELSFVQGIGMDIDKDKMCNITVQVLKPANLATSSGGGGGGAAAGKPYEVYSSRGVDFAKAFANFNTELSRTLFLQHNEIIFIGENLARSGIYSMLDFITRNPEFRRTSYLVVVTGGTLDDLMKLSKNVEKYPYKEILGMIQNQRNTSSGYVCDVNHFVETLETEEVQPIVGRLEIVKKDGKPQHARFVGAAAFKNDKMIGFLSEEQTKGIMWMDNFIKNTSLVIDKGPKGDKTHITFTVIKAKSSIIPKVNGDDVSFDVKINFESNMTEQDAMYNLTELKMIKSLEDLQEQKVKSEIEDALNAIQKKYKVDSIGFGQKLQEKYPKVWEKIKDRWNEIYPNVKINVSVKASLKRSGLTSKPIQPR
- a CDS encoding NAD(P)H-binding protein, whose protein sequence is MHKFAFIIHPIEYEDVSRKFKIMNKLPRKFVEGFTKMLPPLKVSEITGVKSKYAETEGYFVAVPLISNQMMSLPEDYVMKKIIKAGKIAENLGAEIVGLGALTSVVGDAGITVAKNLNIAVTTGNSYTIATAIEGTKKAAELMGKDIRDSEVVVIGATGSIGKVCAEILSREAKYMTLVARNKQKLEDFSKYLLEKTGMAARVTSDVKDALKTADIVVTVTSAVDTVIRPEYLKPGAVVCDVARPRDVSKEVADARDDVLVIEGGVVEVPGDVDFHFNFGFPPKTSYACMAETMILAMEGRIENYSLGRDLTVEQVDTISKLAKKHGFKLGGFRSFERAVSEETIENVRKNAARRLKGNRFSTV